A DNA window from Deltaproteobacteria bacterium contains the following coding sequences:
- the rph gene encoding ribonuclease PH, with translation MRSDGRAPDALRPVRLQVDFTENPLASVLCEMGRTRVLCTISEELTVPRFLAGSGRGWVTAEYSLLPGSTDRRTEREAARGRPSGRTLEIQRLIGRSLRAVVALERLGERTLWADCDVLQADGGTRSASITGAYAALAIALARLRARGALERDPLLDSVAAVSVGIVDGRVVLDLPYEEDARAEVDMNVVATGRGRFVEVQGTAEQGSFSPEQLAELTRLALAGIAELGRAQAEAVARARIG, from the coding sequence GTGCGCAGCGACGGCCGCGCACCGGACGCGCTGCGGCCGGTGCGCCTGCAGGTGGACTTCACCGAGAACCCGCTGGCCTCGGTGCTCTGCGAGATGGGCCGCACCCGGGTCCTCTGCACGATCAGCGAGGAGCTCACGGTCCCGCGCTTCCTCGCGGGCAGCGGCCGCGGCTGGGTGACGGCCGAGTACTCGCTGCTCCCCGGCTCGACCGACCGGCGCACCGAGCGGGAGGCGGCGCGCGGCCGGCCGTCGGGGCGCACGCTCGAGATCCAGCGCCTGATCGGCCGCAGCCTGCGCGCCGTCGTGGCCCTCGAGCGCCTCGGCGAACGCACGCTCTGGGCCGACTGCGATGTCCTCCAGGCCGACGGCGGCACGCGCAGCGCGTCGATCACCGGCGCCTACGCGGCGCTCGCCATCGCGCTCGCCCGGCTTCGCGCGCGCGGCGCCCTCGAGCGCGACCCGCTCCTCGATTCGGTGGCCGCCGTGTCGGTCGGGATCGTGGACGGGCGCGTGGTGCTCGACCTGCCCTACGAAGAGGACGCCCGCGCCGAGGTGGACATGAACGTCGTCGCGACCGGCCGCGGGCGCTTCGTCGAGGTGCAGGGGACCGCCGAGCAGGGAAGCTTCTCGCCCGAGCAGCTCGCCGAGCTCACGCGGCTCGCGCTGGCGGGCATCGCGGAGCTCGGCCGGGCGCAGGCCGAGGCGGTGGCCCGCGCGCGCATCGGCTAG
- a CDS encoding serine hydrolase encodes MDPRDPIDWIGLPLRPWKRICPVPADLESVTVRGAELRPRELGLTRAAMERVWARVEALYRTGLHPAIQVCIRHRGAVVLDRAIGYAAGNAPGEGPETPKTRVGLDTPFRLYSASKAVTAMVIHKLDDLGVLHIDDRVADYLPAFGRGARRHITIAHVLCHRAGIPALPPEAMDLDLLEHPDEIVEQLAKVPLRLRPGRRLAYHAVTGGFVLGEVVRAATGQDIRSVLRKEIREPLGLRWLDYGVAPEDVASVARDALTGLPPLPPVTQVLERALGANVERVLAIAHDPRFLAGILPAANVVSNARDLSAFYECLRAEGELGGVRVFEPRTVRRATSEQSFWEVDFTLGAPVRYGLGFMLGGEWLSLFGPGTPHAFGHVGFTNVFGWADPDRALAAAVVTNGKPFVDVQVLRLVQLLLAIGREFPRVRAA; translated from the coding sequence ATGGACCCCCGAGACCCGATCGACTGGATCGGCCTGCCGCTGCGGCCCTGGAAGCGCATCTGCCCGGTGCCCGCCGACCTCGAGAGCGTGACCGTGCGCGGCGCCGAGCTGCGGCCGCGCGAGCTCGGCCTCACCCGGGCCGCGATGGAGCGCGTCTGGGCGCGCGTCGAGGCGCTCTACCGCACGGGGCTCCACCCGGCGATCCAGGTCTGCATCCGCCACCGCGGCGCCGTCGTCCTCGACCGCGCGATCGGCTACGCGGCGGGCAATGCGCCGGGCGAGGGGCCCGAGACCCCGAAGACCCGCGTCGGGCTCGACACGCCCTTCCGGCTCTACTCCGCCTCGAAGGCCGTCACCGCGATGGTGATCCACAAGCTCGACGACCTCGGCGTGCTGCACATCGACGACCGCGTCGCAGACTACCTGCCGGCCTTCGGGCGCGGCGCGCGGCGCCACATCACGATCGCCCACGTGCTCTGCCATCGCGCCGGGATCCCGGCGCTGCCGCCGGAGGCGATGGACCTCGACCTGCTCGAGCACCCGGACGAGATCGTCGAGCAGCTCGCCAAGGTGCCGCTGCGCCTGCGGCCCGGGCGGCGGCTCGCCTACCACGCCGTGACGGGCGGCTTCGTGCTCGGCGAGGTGGTGCGCGCCGCCACCGGCCAGGACATCCGCAGCGTGCTGCGCAAGGAGATCCGCGAGCCGCTCGGGCTGCGCTGGCTCGACTACGGCGTGGCGCCCGAGGACGTCGCCTCCGTGGCGCGCGACGCGCTCACGGGCCTGCCGCCGCTGCCGCCCGTGACCCAGGTGCTCGAGCGCGCGCTCGGCGCGAACGTCGAGCGCGTCCTCGCGATCGCCCACGACCCGCGCTTCCTGGCCGGGATCCTGCCCGCCGCGAACGTGGTCTCGAACGCGCGCGACCTCTCCGCCTTCTACGAGTGCCTGCGGGCCGAGGGCGAGCTCGGCGGGGTGCGCGTCTTCGAGCCGCGCACGGTGCGGCGCGCGACCAGCGAGCAGAGCTTCTGGGAGGTGGACTTCACGCTCGGCGCGCCGGTCCGCTACGGGCTCGGCTTCATGCTCGGCGGCGAGTGGCTCTCGCTCTTCGGGCCGGGCACGCCCCACGCCTTCGGCCACGTGGGCTTCACGAACGTCTTCGGCTGGGCCGACCCCGACCGCGCGCTGGCGGCCGCCGTCGTGACCAACGGCAAGCCCTTCGTGGACGTCCAGGTGCTGCGGCTCGTCCAGCTCCTCCTCGCGATCGGCCGCGAGTTTCCGCGGGTGCGCGCGGCTTGA
- a CDS encoding VWA domain-containing protein, producing MNGSASIESAAPRPTSRLVARLGLVLIGLLAPALAPAFTPTREATSAPAEEAEAAPAGETATPAVARARYRAAGSEHAGGTVFFLELPAGVAAVGAAHSFDLVALGVAGEVHFELGHSQHAVGRASRFLAAPGLPFSAPGGTVRDDLALFVLDVPLSGVRTLRAGAPARKGERLLVLGIPAKAAGDEVALAGHVSAQDERELQVELDGTADLRGWGGAPIVSAEDGRVVGVLQGAAARGKRLRLSASPITAVLAAAARPLDGGRGRAFATEAARAPAARGKPRSGPPAPAAPARQGPLLGKQGVKSTRDLWLEIDHPSDGAVFGDEHGAFVAGRALAPLGEYRSLDAVLVLDVSDSTRAPSGADVNGDGVVGEHRGGGVGAFLGLGSSDAGDSILAAEVAAARRLVDRLDPRSTRVGIVTFAGELPPEGLVVIGDLPPPAVTEVALTGEYGEVRRGLDRILERGPFGMTHMAAGVDQATTELLGLRGAFSEPDPESDKVVLFLTDGQPTLPYGIEQEQANTRAVLRAAERARKAHVRVYTFGIGEDALAGPLAIVRLADLTDGSFTPVRDPAAIVQVIDQVDFANLEGVTVRNVTTGAPATQSSTNPDGSFSALVPLKTGKNVIEATARATDGRMVSQRIEVQHAPGAPDPPLTDVLLTARNRLLEERLVELQRARLDVEREQVEAARKALAIEMERDRAQALERAESQRKTLQIDVDDRGGAEPKPGEKPGPAPAPAPAP from the coding sequence ATGAACGGGAGCGCGAGCATCGAGAGCGCTGCGCCGCGCCCGACGAGCCGCCTCGTGGCCCGGCTCGGCCTCGTCCTGATCGGCCTGCTCGCCCCGGCCCTCGCGCCCGCCTTCACGCCCACCCGGGAGGCAACCTCCGCACCGGCAGAAGAAGCGGAGGCCGCGCCGGCCGGCGAGACGGCCACCCCGGCCGTGGCCCGCGCGCGCTACCGCGCGGCCGGCAGCGAGCACGCGGGCGGCACGGTCTTCTTCCTCGAGCTTCCGGCGGGCGTCGCCGCCGTGGGCGCCGCGCACAGCTTCGACCTGGTGGCGCTCGGCGTGGCCGGCGAGGTCCACTTCGAGCTCGGCCACAGCCAGCACGCCGTGGGCCGGGCGAGCCGCTTCCTCGCGGCGCCGGGCCTCCCCTTCTCGGCGCCCGGCGGGACCGTCCGCGACGACCTCGCGCTCTTCGTCCTCGACGTGCCGCTCTCCGGCGTGCGGACGCTGCGGGCCGGCGCGCCCGCGCGGAAGGGCGAGCGCCTCCTCGTGCTCGGGATCCCGGCCAAGGCCGCGGGCGACGAGGTCGCGCTCGCCGGGCACGTGAGCGCACAGGACGAGCGCGAGCTCCAGGTCGAGCTCGACGGGACCGCCGACCTGCGCGGCTGGGGCGGCGCCCCGATCGTGTCGGCCGAGGACGGCCGCGTGGTGGGCGTCTTGCAGGGAGCCGCGGCGCGCGGCAAGCGGCTGCGCCTCTCGGCCTCCCCGATCACGGCCGTGCTCGCTGCGGCCGCCCGGCCGCTCGACGGCGGCCGCGGCCGCGCCTTCGCGACCGAAGCCGCCCGCGCCCCGGCGGCCCGGGGCAAGCCCCGCAGCGGCCCGCCGGCGCCTGCCGCCCCGGCACGCCAGGGTCCCCTGCTCGGCAAGCAGGGCGTGAAGAGCACGCGTGACCTCTGGCTCGAGATCGACCACCCGAGCGACGGGGCCGTCTTCGGCGACGAGCACGGGGCGTTCGTCGCCGGCCGCGCGCTCGCCCCGCTCGGCGAGTACCGCAGCCTCGACGCCGTCCTCGTGCTCGACGTCTCCGACTCGACGCGCGCGCCGAGCGGCGCCGACGTGAACGGCGACGGGGTGGTGGGCGAGCATCGGGGCGGCGGCGTGGGCGCCTTCCTCGGGCTCGGCAGCAGCGACGCGGGGGACTCGATCCTGGCCGCCGAGGTGGCCGCCGCGCGCCGCCTCGTCGATCGCCTCGACCCGCGCAGCACGCGGGTCGGCATCGTCACCTTCGCAGGGGAGCTCCCGCCGGAGGGCCTCGTGGTGATCGGCGACCTCCCGCCGCCGGCCGTGACGGAGGTGGCGCTCACGGGCGAGTACGGCGAGGTCCGACGCGGTCTCGACCGCATCCTCGAGCGCGGCCCCTTCGGGATGACCCACATGGCGGCGGGCGTCGACCAGGCCACGACCGAGCTGCTCGGCCTGCGCGGCGCCTTCTCGGAGCCCGACCCGGAGAGCGACAAGGTGGTCCTGTTCCTGACCGACGGGCAGCCCACCCTGCCCTACGGAATCGAGCAGGAGCAGGCCAACACGCGCGCCGTGCTGCGCGCCGCCGAGCGCGCGCGCAAGGCCCACGTACGCGTCTACACCTTCGGGATCGGCGAGGACGCGCTCGCCGGCCCGCTCGCGATCGTGCGCCTGGCCGACCTCACGGACGGCTCGTTCACGCCCGTGCGCGACCCTGCGGCGATCGTGCAGGTGATCGACCAGGTGGACTTCGCGAACCTCGAAGGCGTCACGGTCCGCAACGTCACGACCGGCGCTCCCGCGACCCAGAGCTCCACGAACCCCGACGGGAGCTTCAGCGCGCTGGTCCCGCTGAAGACCGGCAAGAACGTGATCGAGGCGACCGCGCGCGCCACCGATGGGCGCATGGTCTCGCAGCGGATCGAGGTCCAGCACGCGCCCGGCGCGCCCGACCCGCCGCTCACCGACGTCCTCCTCACGGCGCGCAACCGCCTGCTCGAGGAGCGCCTGGTCGAGCTCCAGCGCGCCCGCCTCGACGTCGAGCGCGAGCAGGTCGAGGCGGCCCGCAAGGCGCTCGCGATCGAGATGGAGAGGGACCGGGCGCAGGCCCTCGAGCGCGCCGAGTCGCAACGCAAGACGCTCCAGATCGACGTCGACGACCGCGGCGGCGCCGAGCCGAAGCCGGGCGAGAAGCCCGGCCCGGCGCCCGCACCAGCGCCCGCGCCCTGA
- a CDS encoding AbgT family transporter, which produces MQGAGETGGAGGAGGGAKGGAGGAAKGGAGSAATGGALGAIERLGNRLPDPATLFLLATGLVLVFSQLAASLGWSVEKTTLGPGGPITTRVEPVSLLSSEGLHWLVSSLVVNFRDFPPLAIVLVGMLGIGLAERSGFLPALLRASLARVPARWLSPLVVFVGVNSSLATDAGYVVLPPIAAALFLAAGRSPVAGAAAAFAGVAGGFGANLVITGLDPLLAGLTESGARLVDPAYRVAATSNWWLMIASTFLLTGVGWAVADRVVEPRTARAASAPAEPAATPATPAEPAAAPGGLSREERRGLRAGLLALVLTVAAIALAVLVPGAPLHGADGATPRWVAAIVPLMFLATALPGLAHGVAAGSVRSDRDAARMLGETMAAMGPYVVLAFFAGQFVASFGHSRLGEMLAVAGGELLARAALPTALLLALFVVGVAGLDLAMASMSAKYAFLAPVFVPMFMQVGVSPELTQAAYRVGDSVANTVAPLNPYLVILLVVVQRYQPGAGIGTLVALMLPYAAAFGVAWTALLLLWVALGLPLGPAGPLHYPAAAPLP; this is translated from the coding sequence GTGCAGGGAGCGGGCGAGACGGGCGGCGCGGGCGGTGCGGGCGGCGGTGCGAAGGGCGGTGCGGGCGGCGCTGCGAAGGGCGGCGCGGGCAGCGCCGCGACGGGCGGCGCGCTCGGCGCGATCGAGCGCCTCGGCAACCGGCTGCCGGACCCCGCCACGCTCTTCCTGCTCGCGACCGGCCTCGTCCTCGTCTTCTCGCAGCTCGCGGCGAGCCTCGGCTGGTCGGTCGAGAAGACGACGCTCGGGCCCGGCGGGCCCATCACGACGCGGGTCGAGCCGGTCTCCCTGCTCTCCTCCGAGGGCCTCCACTGGCTGGTGTCGAGCCTGGTCGTGAACTTCCGCGACTTCCCGCCGCTCGCGATCGTGCTGGTCGGCATGCTCGGCATCGGCCTCGCCGAGCGCTCGGGCTTCCTGCCCGCGCTGCTGCGCGCGTCGCTCGCGCGGGTGCCCGCCCGCTGGCTCTCGCCGCTCGTCGTCTTCGTGGGCGTGAACTCCTCGCTCGCGACCGATGCCGGCTACGTCGTGCTCCCGCCGATCGCGGCCGCCCTCTTCCTGGCCGCCGGACGCTCACCGGTCGCGGGCGCCGCCGCCGCGTTCGCGGGCGTGGCGGGCGGCTTCGGCGCGAACCTCGTGATCACGGGGCTCGACCCGCTGCTCGCAGGCCTCACCGAGAGCGGCGCGCGCCTCGTCGATCCCGCCTACCGGGTGGCGGCCACGAGCAACTGGTGGCTGATGATCGCCTCGACCTTCCTGCTGACGGGGGTGGGCTGGGCGGTCGCCGATCGCGTCGTCGAGCCACGCACGGCGCGCGCCGCCTCCGCACCCGCCGAGCCAGCCGCCACGCCCGCCACGCCCGCCGAGCCCGCTGCGGCCCCCGGCGGCCTCTCGCGCGAGGAGCGGCGCGGCCTGCGCGCGGGGCTCCTCGCGCTCGTGCTCACCGTGGCCGCGATCGCGCTCGCGGTGCTCGTGCCGGGCGCCCCGCTCCACGGCGCCGACGGCGCCACCCCGCGCTGGGTGGCCGCGATCGTGCCCCTGATGTTCCTCGCCACCGCCCTGCCCGGGCTCGCGCACGGGGTCGCCGCCGGCAGCGTGCGCAGCGACCGCGACGCGGCGCGCATGCTCGGGGAGACGATGGCGGCCATGGGCCCCTACGTCGTGCTCGCGTTCTTCGCGGGGCAGTTCGTGGCGAGCTTCGGCCACTCGCGGCTCGGCGAGATGCTCGCCGTGGCCGGCGGCGAGCTGCTCGCGCGCGCCGCGCTGCCCACCGCGCTCCTGCTCGCGCTCTTCGTCGTCGGCGTCGCCGGGCTCGACCTCGCGATGGCCTCGATGTCGGCGAAGTACGCCTTCCTGGCGCCCGTCTTCGTGCCGATGTTCATGCAGGTCGGGGTGAGCCCCGAGCTCACCCAGGCCGCCTACCGGGTGGGCGACTCGGTCGCGAACACGGTGGCGCCGCTCAACCCCTACCTCGTGATCCTGCTGGTGGTCGTGCAGCGCTACCAGCCCGGAGCGGGGATCGGCACGCTGGTCGCGCTCATGCTGCCCTACGCGGCCGCCTTCGGGGTGGCGTGGACGGCCCTGCTGCTGCTCTGGGTGGCGCTCGGGCTGCCGCTCGGCCCGGCCGGCCCGCTCCACTACCCGGCCGCCGCCCCGCTGCCCTGA
- a CDS encoding N-acetylmuramoyl-L-alanine amidase → MRVLRSARPRARSGQRLALALLAAATMTAAGSGAAGSAAGSGAARSAAGSGAAHSAAGSGEARPAASSALDRFDTVVLDAGHGGDDEGARGAHDVVEKELVLDVARRLRARLGAAGLQVLLTRERDVYVPLEDRTTIANEARGDLFVSIHANAASARAARGIETFFLSLEASDDAARQVAARENAAFRDLSVPAVPSDDPLVTILGDLAASELMQESDEFARLAQHEVSALHGTPSRGVKQAPFVVLMGLEMPAALVEIGFVTNPQDARALAAGEERDRIAEALARAVLEFGRRYDARRGIETAPAAPDRSAGGT, encoded by the coding sequence ATGCGTGTCCTGCGTAGCGCCCGGCCTCGTGCGCGCTCGGGCCAGCGGCTCGCCCTGGCGCTGCTGGCTGCCGCGACCATGACCGCCGCGGGCTCGGGAGCCGCGGGTAGCGCTGCGGGCTCGGGAGCCGCGCGTAGCGCTGCGGGCTCGGGAGCAGCGCATAGCGCTGCGGGCTCGGGCGAGGCGCGCCCCGCCGCGAGCTCGGCCCTCGACCGCTTCGACACCGTCGTGCTCGACGCCGGGCACGGCGGGGACGACGAGGGCGCGCGCGGCGCGCACGACGTCGTCGAGAAGGAGCTCGTGCTCGACGTCGCCCGCCGGCTGCGGGCGCGGCTCGGCGCGGCGGGCCTCCAGGTCCTGCTGACCCGCGAGCGCGACGTCTACGTGCCGCTCGAGGACCGCACCACGATCGCGAACGAGGCGCGCGGCGACCTCTTCGTCTCGATCCACGCCAACGCGGCCTCCGCCCGCGCGGCGCGTGGCATCGAGACCTTCTTCCTCTCGCTCGAGGCGAGCGACGACGCCGCCCGCCAGGTGGCCGCCCGCGAGAACGCGGCCTTCCGCGACCTCAGCGTGCCGGCCGTCCCGAGCGACGACCCGCTGGTCACGATCCTCGGCGACCTCGCGGCCTCCGAGCTGATGCAGGAGTCCGACGAGTTCGCGCGGCTCGCCCAGCACGAGGTCTCGGCGCTCCACGGCACCCCCTCGCGCGGGGTGAAGCAGGCGCCCTTCGTGGTCCTGATGGGCCTCGAGATGCCGGCGGCGCTCGTCGAGATCGGCTTCGTCACGAATCCGCAGGACGCCCGCGCCCTGGCCGCCGGTGAGGAGCGCGATCGCATCGCGGAGGCGCTCGCGCGCGCCGTGCTCGAGTTCGGCCGGCGCTACGACGCCCGCCGTGGGATCGAGACCGCGCCAGCCGCGCCGGACCGCTCCGCGGGAGGCACGTAG
- a CDS encoding histidine phosphatase family protein, with amino-acid sequence MTRARRELWLIRHAESAWNAMGLWQGHADPALSARGVAQAEALAEALAGAGIGAVIASDLRRARDTARILARALGLEALHDPRLRERDLGSWSGLSTPQIAGRWPGELARVRARDPEFRPGGGESIRDVRRRAGAFFRELAGRAGPASWAVVTHGGLIRALRPPGAPPIANTETLRVGLDELLAELARDEGVPPVQPAEPDAERV; translated from the coding sequence TTGACCCGCGCGCGCCGCGAGCTCTGGCTGATCCGGCACGCGGAGAGCGCCTGGAACGCGATGGGGCTCTGGCAGGGCCACGCGGACCCCGCGCTCTCGGCGCGCGGCGTGGCCCAGGCGGAGGCGCTCGCCGAGGCGCTGGCCGGCGCCGGCATCGGGGCCGTGATCGCGAGCGACCTGCGCCGCGCGCGCGACACGGCCCGCATCCTGGCGCGGGCGCTCGGGCTCGAAGCGCTCCACGACCCGCGCCTGCGCGAGCGCGACCTCGGCTCCTGGTCCGGGCTCAGCACGCCGCAGATCGCCGGGCGCTGGCCCGGCGAGCTGGCGCGCGTGCGCGCGCGCGACCCCGAGTTCCGGCCGGGCGGGGGGGAGTCGATCCGCGACGTACGCCGCCGCGCGGGGGCCTTCTTCCGCGAGCTCGCCGGGCGCGCCGGCCCGGCAAGCTGGGCCGTCGTGACCCACGGTGGCCTGATCCGCGCGCTGCGCCCGCCCGGCGCGCCGCCGATCGCCAACACCGAGACGCTGCGGGTGGGCCTCGACGAGCTCCTCGCGGAGCTGGCCCGCGACGAGGGGGTGCCGCCCGTCCAGCCCGCGGAGCCCGACGCCGAACGGGTGTAG
- the rdgB gene encoding RdgB/HAM1 family non-canonical purine NTP pyrophosphatase → MPRVVLASGNPGKLREVRALLAAPALEIVGLDAIGAPALPAEGDDYEANAAAKALAAARASGLVALGDDSGLEVEALGGAPGPRSARFGGPGLDDAGRIRALLAALAGVPPERRGARFVCVAALADPDGAVVTARGECPGRIAAAPRGTAGFGYDPVFEVEPGGPTMAELPAAEKERISHRGHAFRALREALRARVG, encoded by the coding sequence GTGCCGCGCGTCGTGCTCGCGAGCGGCAATCCCGGCAAGCTGCGCGAGGTGCGCGCGCTGCTCGCCGCCCCGGCGCTCGAGATCGTGGGGCTCGATGCGATCGGCGCGCCCGCGCTGCCCGCGGAGGGTGACGACTACGAAGCCAACGCCGCGGCGAAGGCGCTTGCGGCCGCCCGCGCCTCGGGGCTCGTCGCGCTCGGCGACGACTCGGGGCTCGAGGTCGAGGCGCTCGGCGGCGCGCCGGGGCCGCGCTCGGCGCGCTTCGGCGGCCCCGGCCTCGACGACGCCGGCCGCATCCGCGCGCTCCTCGCCGCCCTGGCCGGGGTGCCGCCGGAGCGCCGCGGCGCCCGCTTCGTGTGCGTGGCGGCGCTCGCGGACCCGGACGGCGCGGTCGTCACGGCGCGCGGCGAGTGCCCGGGCCGGATCGCGGCGGCCCCGCGCGGGACGGCCGGCTTCGGCTACGACCCGGTCTTCGAGGTGGAGCCCGGGGGGCCGACGATGGCCGAGCTCCCGGCCGCCGAGAAGGAGCGGATCTCCCACCGGGGCCACGCCTTCCGCGCGCTCCGGGAGGCCCTGCGGGCCCGAGTGGGTTGA
- a CDS encoding D-alanine--D-alanine ligase gives MASRPIGIVYELFGAYAQRPGDPPDAQVEYEPEATLLALEAALVRLGQRPVRLGRPHDLLAAGAKGAVAVDAALTIAEGYGTRNREAWAPVLLEMLGIPQLGSDALTLSLSLDKAWTRAVVAEAGVRVAAGRVIRSETELQEGDGIPGLPCFVKPRWEGSSKGIGLASRADDRAALAAAVARVRAGYGQPALVERFLPGPEYTVTLFDNDPPRALPVLQRALEATTRIGLHAVEPKPGEPAAPGAPAAFAHVVPGALAPALEDELVEQAVRAFRALECRDFARADFKCDEAGRPCFLEINPLPSFAPEGSFGVHAALLGRPLDDLLAEVLGAGLRRLGLA, from the coding sequence ATGGCCTCCCGCCCGATCGGCATCGTCTACGAGCTCTTCGGCGCCTACGCGCAGCGGCCCGGCGACCCGCCCGACGCGCAGGTCGAGTACGAGCCCGAGGCGACCCTGCTCGCGCTCGAGGCCGCGCTCGTCCGGCTCGGGCAGCGGCCGGTCCGCCTCGGCCGCCCGCACGATCTCCTGGCGGCCGGCGCCAAGGGCGCCGTGGCGGTCGATGCCGCGCTCACGATCGCCGAGGGCTACGGGACGCGGAACCGCGAGGCATGGGCCCCCGTCCTGCTCGAGATGCTGGGGATCCCGCAGCTCGGCTCCGACGCGCTCACGCTCTCGCTCTCGCTCGACAAGGCCTGGACCCGCGCGGTCGTGGCCGAGGCGGGCGTGCGCGTGGCGGCCGGGCGCGTGATCCGCTCGGAAACCGAGCTCCAGGAAGGAGATGGCATCCCGGGGCTCCCGTGCTTCGTGAAGCCGCGCTGGGAGGGCTCGTCGAAGGGCATCGGGCTCGCCTCGCGGGCCGACGACCGGGCCGCGCTCGCCGCGGCCGTGGCCCGCGTGCGGGCCGGCTACGGCCAGCCCGCGCTGGTCGAGCGCTTCCTCCCGGGGCCCGAGTACACGGTGACGCTCTTCGACAACGACCCGCCGCGCGCGCTGCCCGTCCTGCAGCGGGCGCTCGAGGCGACGACGCGGATCGGCCTCCACGCGGTCGAGCCGAAGCCCGGCGAGCCAGCCGCTCCTGGCGCGCCGGCTGCCTTCGCGCACGTCGTGCCCGGCGCGCTCGCCCCGGCTCTCGAAGACGAGCTCGTCGAGCAGGCCGTGCGCGCCTTCCGCGCGCTCGAGTGCCGCGACTTCGCGCGTGCCGACTTCAAGTGCGACGAGGCCGGGCGACCCTGCTTCCTCGAGATCAACCCGCTCCCCTCCTTTGCGCCCGAGGGCTCCTTCGGCGTCCACGCTGCGCTGCTCGGCCGCCCGCTCGACGACCTGCTCGCGGAGGTGCTCGGCGCGGGTCTCCGCCGGCTCGGGCTCGCCTGA
- a CDS encoding 3'-5' exonuclease encodes MVSAPRAPHASPGSLAEPLRRSLDRHGAPDGPLALDELARRLFALTARPAPGLARRLVASALGFGATALPEPLDLQALPRLAAGALAEVELAAAEWIVVDLETTGLAPEASTILEIGAVRVAGLRLVERFQTLVDPGVPIPPRITALTGIDRALVEGAPPLGPALRAFRAWAGAARPFVAHNAGFDERFVRHALARHGLPGWEGPVVCTRKLARRLLPALRRYDLDHLCAQFGVTNTARHRALGDAEATARALLELLAIGRGEHGLVTLGDLLALQAAPPARRRRARSARAAVPAAP; translated from the coding sequence GTGGTTTCCGCCCCGCGCGCGCCGCACGCGAGCCCGGGCTCGCTCGCCGAGCCGCTGCGCAGGAGCCTCGACCGGCACGGCGCCCCGGACGGGCCGCTGGCCTTGGACGAGCTCGCCCGCCGGCTCTTCGCGCTGACCGCGCGCCCGGCTCCGGGCCTCGCGCGGCGGCTCGTGGCCTCGGCGCTGGGCTTCGGCGCGACGGCGCTCCCGGAGCCCCTCGACCTGCAAGCGCTCCCGCGGCTCGCCGCCGGCGCCCTCGCGGAGGTGGAGCTCGCCGCGGCCGAGTGGATCGTGGTCGACCTCGAGACCACGGGGCTCGCGCCGGAGGCCTCGACGATCCTCGAGATCGGCGCCGTGCGCGTGGCGGGCCTGCGTCTCGTCGAGCGCTTCCAGACCCTGGTCGACCCGGGCGTTCCGATCCCGCCGCGGATCACGGCGCTCACCGGCATCGACCGCGCGCTCGTGGAGGGTGCGCCGCCGCTCGGGCCGGCCCTGCGCGCCTTCCGGGCCTGGGCCGGCGCCGCCCGGCCCTTCGTGGCGCACAATGCCGGCTTCGACGAGCGCTTCGTGCGCCACGCGCTGGCGCGCCACGGGCTCCCGGGCTGGGAGGGGCCGGTCGTCTGCACCCGCAAGCTCGCGCGCCGGCTCCTGCCGGCGCTGCGCCGCTACGACCTCGACCACCTCTGTGCACAGTTCGGTGTCACGAACACCGCGCGCCATCGCGCGCTCGGCGACGCCGAGGCCACGGCGCGCGCGCTCCTCGAGCTGCTCGCGATCGGCCGGGGCGAGCACGGCCTCGTGACGCTCGGCGACCTGCTGGCCCTGCAGGCCGCGCCGCCGGCGCGCCGGCGGCGCGCGCGCTCCGCCCGTGCGGCGGTGCCGGCCGCGCCGTGA